From the genome of Flavobacterium luteolum, one region includes:
- a CDS encoding DUF2490 domain-containing protein: MKNNFIRLLIILFSLSTLGQTQKKDINQQLQTWVSINTVTKFADHWGVIGDFHIRRNDFVSDPSFYFIRGGISYIPNSNISLNLGYAHMWLAPSNPDWSTFSDENRIYQQAQLNTKFGNVSILQRLRNEQRWQEKIVNDKSSGDWRFTDRIRYLMSFTFRISDKKSWPQMVLSDEILLHFGEEVVYNTFDQNRFFIGIKKNINPKWSYDFGYMNVYQQKYSGYQYDMNHTIRLFFYLSTSIRKKAPSEIENSGDE, encoded by the coding sequence ATGAAAAACAATTTTATCAGATTGCTAATTATATTGTTCTCTTTAAGCACATTAGGACAAACTCAAAAAAAAGACATTAACCAACAGCTTCAGACTTGGGTTTCTATCAATACGGTTACCAAATTTGCAGACCATTGGGGTGTGATTGGTGATTTTCATATCAGACGGAATGATTTTGTTTCCGATCCGAGTTTTTATTTTATAAGAGGCGGTATCAGTTATATACCAAATTCAAACATTTCTCTAAATCTAGGATATGCGCACATGTGGCTTGCTCCATCAAATCCCGATTGGAGTACTTTTTCAGATGAAAACAGGATTTATCAGCAGGCTCAGTTAAATACAAAATTTGGAAATGTAAGCATTTTGCAGCGTTTGCGAAATGAACAGCGCTGGCAGGAAAAAATCGTCAATGATAAATCCAGCGGCGATTGGCGCTTTACCGATAGAATTCGCTATCTGATGAGTTTCACTTTCCGAATTTCTGATAAAAAATCGTGGCCTCAAATGGTTCTTTCAGATGAAATTTTGCTGCATTTTGGAGAAGAAGTTGTTTACAATACTTTTGATCAAAACCGATTTTTTATCGGAATCAAAAAAAATATCAATCCGAAATGGAGTTATGATTTTGGATATATGAATGTCTATCAGCAAAAATATTCTGGCTATCAATATGATATGAATCACACGATACGATTGTTTTTTTATCTGAGTACCAGCATTAGAAAAAAAGCACCTTCTGAGATTGAGAATTCTGGAGATGAATAA
- a CDS encoding TolC family protein has protein sequence MRKLYFKYIGILFFITSQAQTLTIDQSYQLAVENYPLIKQYELIEKSKEYTLSNANKAYLPQISLTAIEGYVFGDFPSLGGSGNDSKFKFIGLGQVNQVIWDGGATKTQKKIINASSEIDKASVEVSLYDLRSRVNQLYFGVLLIDEQLKQLQIQNSIIANNIDKVRKLHENGLAYKTDVDEMKAEQLNLSRQKKDFEYTKSGYQTMLSYLIGKNINQEKLGKPLNSSSIDTIIKRPEQQLFANQRNLVNAQSDMQKVSLMPKVGLLGAGIALAPGINLGANKISTVGVAGLSVGWDVNGLYKNSNEKQLKEQNLKKIELQEETFLFNTRFQMNQKTADIERQKAILKDDDEIVKLRQTIREGYQLKYDTGAGPLIDLLNATEKEGNARAEKALHEIQLLMTEYEYQTIKGN, from the coding sequence ATGAGGAAATTATACTTTAAATATATAGGAATCTTGTTCTTTATAACTTCACAGGCACAGACTTTGACAATTGATCAGAGTTATCAGCTTGCCGTTGAAAATTATCCTTTAATCAAACAATATGAGCTAATAGAAAAAAGTAAAGAATATACTTTGAGTAATGCGAATAAAGCCTATTTGCCTCAGATAAGCTTAACTGCTATTGAAGGATATGTTTTTGGAGATTTTCCAAGTTTGGGCGGTTCTGGTAATGACAGCAAATTTAAGTTTATTGGTCTCGGGCAAGTCAATCAAGTTATTTGGGATGGAGGTGCTACTAAGACACAGAAAAAGATAATTAATGCCTCTTCAGAGATTGATAAAGCGTCTGTAGAAGTTTCGCTTTACGATTTACGTTCTAGGGTAAATCAGCTTTATTTTGGCGTATTGCTTATAGACGAGCAATTGAAACAGCTACAGATACAAAACAGTATTATTGCCAATAATATTGATAAAGTTAGAAAACTTCATGAAAATGGTTTGGCATACAAAACCGATGTCGATGAAATGAAAGCCGAACAGCTTAATCTCAGCAGACAGAAAAAAGACTTTGAGTATACTAAATCGGGCTATCAAACCATGCTTTCTTATTTGATTGGGAAAAATATCAATCAGGAAAAATTGGGAAAACCTTTAAATTCTTCCAGTATTGACACCATAATCAAACGTCCCGAGCAGCAGCTTTTTGCCAATCAGCGTAATCTGGTAAATGCACAATCCGATATGCAGAAAGTAAGTCTTATGCCCAAAGTTGGATTACTAGGAGCGGGTATCGCATTGGCACCAGGAATTAATTTAGGCGCTAATAAAATTTCTACGGTTGGCGTTGCCGGATTAAGCGTTGGATGGGACGTAAACGGGCTGTATAAAAACTCCAATGAAAAACAGCTGAAAGAGCAGAATTTGAAAAAAATAGAATTGCAGGAAGAAACATTTTTATTTAATACGAGATTTCAAATGAATCAAAAAACAGCAGATATCGAAAGACAAAAAGCCATTTTGAAAGACGATGATGAAATTGTAAAACTTCGTCAGACTATTCGCGAAGGATATCAGCTGAAATATGACACTGGCGCTGGTCCGTTGATCGATTTGCTGAATGCAACCGAAAAAGAGGGAAATGCACGTGCAGAAAAAGCATTGCACGAAATTCAATTGCTTATGACAGAATACGAGTATCAGACAATCAAAGGAAATTAA
- a CDS encoding TetR/AcrR family transcriptional regulator, which produces MSVSEKKDSTTEEKIKTAAKTVFYKKGFSATRTRDIAEEADLNLALLNYYFRSKAKLFEIIMTETLSGFIESMKVILNDEKTSLEQKVQIIAERYIDFISVEPEIPTFILTEIRNNPEGLLKRLPIKEIVNESFFIQQFQKAVQNKEIAEPNPLHFIMNVMGLVVFPFIAKPIIMGSKNLEISQFHALMQERKKKIPIWIKMMFTAV; this is translated from the coding sequence ATGAGTGTTTCAGAGAAAAAAGATTCAACCACAGAAGAAAAAATAAAAACGGCGGCCAAAACTGTTTTTTATAAAAAAGGCTTTTCAGCAACCCGAACGAGAGATATTGCTGAAGAAGCCGATTTGAATCTTGCTTTGCTTAATTATTATTTTAGAAGTAAGGCTAAACTTTTTGAAATCATAATGACCGAAACTTTATCTGGTTTTATAGAAAGTATGAAAGTGATTTTGAATGATGAAAAAACTTCTTTGGAGCAAAAAGTGCAAATTATTGCCGAGCGATATATTGATTTCATCAGCGTAGAACCAGAAATTCCAACCTTTATTTTAACTGAAATCCGCAATAATCCAGAAGGACTTTTAAAAAGACTGCCAATTAAAGAAATTGTGAATGAATCGTTTTTTATTCAGCAATTCCAGAAAGCAGTTCAAAATAAAGAAATAGCAGAGCCGAATCCGTTGCATTTTATAATGAATGTAATGGGATTAGTTGTTTTTCCATTTATAGCAAAACCAATCATTATGGGAAGTAAAAATCTTGAAATTTCTCAGTTTCATGCTTTAATGCAAGAGCGTAAGAAAAAAATTCCAATATGGATTAAAATGATGTTTACAGCTGTCTAA
- a CDS encoding YheT family hydrolase — translation MPLIEQSEYISPSIIHRNRHVSTIYAALFKKFEVPKYTRDKHELNDGDFINIDYILNDSKKAVILCHGLEGDSRRTYNNSCAAYFLQKGFSVFAWNNRTCGGEMNRLPRLYHHGAIDDLDEVVQFALQKGFEDIYLIGYSMGGVQLLNYLGWTKIDERIKAAVSISVPTHIATSAEVLKQGFNRVYLKNFTIDIKKKLKYKAAQFPDFINRDQIDNISTFDEVDQYFTAPLHGFASRDDYYERVSPEFSLKDITTPVLIINSLDDPFLGERCYPRTIAKNSAFVYLETPKYGGHCAFPLRDSEYSYAEKRAFEFFESFKSNDTFNLENL, via the coding sequence ATGCCACTAATTGAACAATCAGAATATATTTCTCCTTCTATTATTCATCGCAATAGGCATGTTTCTACTATTTATGCTGCTTTGTTTAAAAAATTTGAAGTTCCCAAATATACAAGAGATAAACATGAGTTAAATGACGGTGATTTTATCAATATCGATTATATTTTAAATGATTCTAAGAAAGCAGTTATTTTATGCCACGGCTTAGAAGGAGATTCGCGCAGAACGTATAATAACAGTTGTGCGGCCTATTTTCTGCAAAAAGGTTTTTCGGTTTTTGCATGGAACAATCGTACTTGTGGCGGAGAAATGAATCGTCTTCCGAGATTGTATCATCATGGCGCAATTGACGATCTTGATGAAGTGGTTCAGTTTGCATTGCAAAAAGGATTTGAAGATATTTATTTAATAGGATATTCAATGGGAGGTGTTCAGCTTCTTAATTATTTAGGATGGACAAAAATCGATGAACGTATAAAAGCAGCGGTTTCTATTTCCGTTCCTACTCATATTGCGACAAGCGCAGAAGTGCTTAAGCAAGGTTTTAACAGAGTGTATCTAAAGAATTTTACTATAGATATTAAAAAGAAACTGAAATATAAAGCAGCGCAATTTCCCGATTTCATCAACCGTGATCAAATTGATAATATTTCAACTTTTGATGAAGTAGATCAATATTTTACGGCTCCTTTGCATGGATTTGCTAGCCGTGATGATTATTACGAACGTGTTTCTCCAGAGTTTTCACTTAAAGATATTACTACTCCAGTTTTGATTATAAATTCGCTAGACGATCCTTTTTTGGGCGAAAGATGCTATCCGAGAACTATCGCCAAAAACAGTGCATTTGTTTATCTGGAAACTCCAAAATATGGTGGACATTGTGCTTTTCCACTTCGTGATTCTGAATATTCTTATGCCGAGAAAAGAGCTTTTGAGTTTTTTGAATCTTTTAAATCTAATGATACTTTTAATTTAGAAAATCTTTAA
- a CDS encoding HlyD family secretion protein, producing the protein MKKIKLLYFLIPAIFMFSCNDKENDFDASGSFEAVETILSAEANGQILQLNVEEGQQLEAGQKVGFIDSTQLAINKMQLRQNEKAILSGRPQIQIQTESLKRQLDNAILDRNRTEKLVKGGVASQKQLDDINSKVAALQAQIKAQKSSLETTNENLTQQGNTVGVQLKGIEDQLSKSVIVNPIKGTVLAKYAEQYEMAVIGKPLYKIANLETLDLRAYITGTQLPQIKMGQQVKVRIDQGEKKYKEYQGTIGWISDKSEFSPKTIPTKDERANLVYAIKVRVKNDGYLKIGMYGEVLWSK; encoded by the coding sequence ATGAAAAAGATAAAGCTTTTATATTTTCTTATTCCAGCAATATTCATGTTTTCCTGCAATGATAAAGAAAATGATTTTGATGCTTCAGGTTCTTTTGAAGCTGTTGAAACCATTCTGTCAGCAGAAGCAAATGGGCAGATTTTACAATTAAATGTAGAAGAAGGTCAGCAATTAGAAGCAGGACAAAAAGTAGGTTTTATAGACAGTACACAGCTTGCTATAAACAAAATGCAATTAAGGCAGAATGAAAAAGCGATTCTTAGCGGTAGGCCACAAATACAAATTCAGACCGAAAGTTTAAAAAGACAGCTTGATAATGCCATTTTAGACCGAAATAGAACTGAAAAATTGGTAAAAGGCGGAGTGGCTTCTCAAAAACAATTAGATGATATAAATTCTAAAGTCGCTGCTCTACAAGCTCAGATAAAGGCTCAGAAAAGTTCATTGGAAACTACAAATGAAAACTTGACTCAACAAGGAAATACGGTTGGAGTTCAGTTAAAAGGAATTGAAGATCAATTGAGTAAAAGTGTAATTGTGAATCCGATAAAAGGAACCGTTTTGGCAAAATATGCAGAACAGTATGAAATGGCGGTAATTGGAAAACCGTTATATAAAATTGCAAATCTAGAAACGCTCGACTTGAGAGCTTATATTACAGGAACACAATTGCCTCAAATAAAAATGGGACAGCAGGTAAAAGTGCGTATTGATCAAGGCGAAAAGAAATACAAAGAATATCAGGGAACAATTGGCTGGATTTCCGACAAATCGGAGTTTTCTCCAAAAACGATTCCGACAAAAGACGAACGCGCCAACTTGGTTTATGCCATAAAAGTAAGGGTGAAAAATGATGGATATTTGAAAATTGGTATGTACGGAGAAGTCCTTTGGTCCAAATAA
- a CDS encoding ABC transporter ATP-binding protein codes for MPAVILKNITKKYGDFVAVDEVSFEVKKGELFGLIGPDGAGKTSIFRILTTLLLAEGGTATVEGHDVVKEFQEIRNKVGYMPGKFSLYQDLTVKENLEFFATIFGTTIEENYDLIKDIYDQIKPFNDRRAGKLSGGMKQKLALCCALIHKPEVLFLDEPTTGVDVVSRSEFWEMLAKLKKQNITIVVSTPYMDEAKLCDRIALIQNGKIMTVDEPQQIIKSFPKTLFAVKAKNIYKLLQNLRTEKEIENCDAFGEFLHLTLVSEKADEEKIKTIAQKYNPEDLEVKKTEPTIEDSFIRLMREQDNSREPKEMLDGK; via the coding sequence ATGCCGGCAGTTATATTAAAAAATATTACTAAAAAGTATGGTGATTTTGTCGCTGTAGATGAGGTGTCTTTTGAAGTGAAGAAAGGAGAACTTTTTGGGCTAATTGGCCCAGATGGTGCAGGAAAAACTTCAATCTTTCGAATCTTAACCACATTGCTTTTAGCTGAAGGAGGCACAGCAACTGTTGAAGGTCATGATGTTGTAAAAGAGTTTCAGGAAATTAGAAATAAAGTGGGCTATATGCCAGGTAAATTTTCCTTATATCAGGATTTGACAGTAAAAGAAAACCTAGAATTTTTTGCCACTATTTTCGGTACTACAATTGAAGAAAATTATGATCTGATTAAAGATATTTACGATCAGATAAAACCTTTTAATGACAGACGTGCTGGAAAACTTTCGGGAGGAATGAAACAAAAATTGGCTTTATGCTGTGCGTTAATTCATAAACCTGAAGTATTATTTCTAGATGAACCCACTACTGGTGTTGATGTAGTTTCAAGAAGTGAGTTTTGGGAAATGCTGGCAAAACTTAAAAAGCAAAATATCACAATTGTAGTGTCAACTCCTTACATGGATGAAGCAAAATTATGCGACCGCATTGCTCTTATTCAAAACGGAAAAATAATGACAGTCGATGAGCCGCAGCAAATTATAAAAAGTTTTCCTAAAACGCTTTTTGCGGTTAAAGCAAAGAATATTTACAAGCTTTTACAAAATCTTAGAACTGAAAAAGAAATCGAGAATTGTGATGCTTTTGGAGAATTTCTTCATCTTACTTTAGTCTCAGAAAAAGCAGATGAAGAAAAAATTAAAACGATCGCTCAAAAATACAATCCAGAAGATTTAGAAGTAAAAAAAACAGAACCTACTATTGAGGACAGTTTTATTCGTCTAATGCGAGAACAAGACAATTCTAGAGAACCAAAAGAAATGCTAGATGGAAAATAA